The bacterium genome includes the window CGCGGCGTTTCGCGCAGCCCCTCGCGATTGGGGTCTTCACCCAGCAGGATGAGCAGGTTCTCAGCGACAAGTTGCAGGCCGGCGAGGTCGAGTTGTGCCATCAGGCGACTCCTATGTACTTGTGAATCTGGATGCTGAGGCGGTGTCCGTGTGCGTAGCAGAGTTCAAGGCAGGTTTGGGTGGCCTTGGCGCTTTGCGAGAGGGGCTGGAGTGCGATATCGAAGTCGGCAGGGTCGAGTCCGAGTTGGTGCATCCGCTCGATGAAAATGTCGTAGTGGGCACGCTTGCCGATGGGCAATTTTAGTTCGCCGTGAGGCCGGGCGGCGGCAAGCAGAGCGGAGCGCAGCACAGGCAAGCCGCCCGGCATATCGAACTTGGGCGAGACGACGACCCAGTCGAAGTCAGCGTCGATGTGACCCAGTGCCGTGCCAGAGGTTTCGATAGTAAGTAAGCGGTCAGTGTTTTCGTGAAAGATGCGCACGAGCGGGCCGAGGTCATAGTTGGCCGGCTCACCGCCCGTGACCATGATGTAGGGCAGGTCGCGGAAGCGCGACGTGATCTCGGTGAGCAATTGGTTGGGGGTCAGGTAGACGTAGTGCGGAGTGGCCCCGACGTCTGTCGGGGTGGGGGCACCGGCGGCGGCCTTGTGCTCGTAGAGCGCGTCCAGGGAGGCGACTTCGTTGGCCATAGCGAGCGGCCAGGTTTCGCGCGTATCGCATTGGTCAACGAGAAACCCATTGGCAAAGAAATTTCCCTTTGTCGTCATGAGATTATAAACAGTACGCGAAGCAACTGGCCTGACTTCATCTACCAGCATTGCTTGCAACTGTCCCGGCTTTCCCCGTCCCTTATTTTGTTTGCGGCGGATTACCGGCGTAAATACAGCAAAGAAACGCTCACACTCATCTACGCCCGTAACACGCAACCCATACATCTTTTTGCCATTGCGCGGGTCAATCTGAGAAGCGGACCAGTGTGGGTCAAAACCAAAATCTCGGAGCATAGCATTAACTCGATGCAAAAGTTTATCATCCTGCTGATATATCGTAATCTGATATTTCGACGCCGAGCCTTCAGCGTCAAAAAACCCAGCTACATAGCCCCGACGTTCCTCAAGTGTTTGAGGATAGTCCATAATGAACTCAAGGTCCGTAATTGCGCAGGAAACTCGATAAACAGTTTTACCCGCCGACGTTTTGCGCTTCGATTTGGTCACGTTGGTATTTCGGCCAAACCTATTGACAAGATCACGCAAGCATTCAGCGAAATCCAGATCAGTGACCTGCCAATAGATTTTTGTATACCCTCCCCACTTCGATGAAGAGCCATCGCCCGCATATGCACCCATGAGATATCCACGAAGATAATCTTCAGTAGATGGCCAGGGAGAATAGTTGCCAAGCCGAGATCGTTTGATCCATACACCCGTAAGATCACCGGCAGGCATCTTTCTGACCATACTTTTATGCTTATTCACATGGAAAACATGATCTGGAGTACAGATCACCGATCCCATATCGGTGCAAACCTCTACAGTGGGTTCATTAACTCGTTGCGAAGTATCGATGACGCGCGAAACAACATATGCACGCTTGCCGCCATAGGACATTACCTCATCGCCAATCTGGATTTCTCGGATGGGCTTGGAGGTCCAGTCTGCCATAAGTACAGGCGTGTCACCATCGACACAAAACGGGCATCCCACCGCGCAGCCCTGGAAGCGCAGCAGGGCCATTGGCGTGCCGGTGAGCTTGCCCTCGCCCTGGATGGTGCGATATAGGTGATTGATAGGGTATTTAATCGGCTGGTCCATAGCGCGCGTATGCCTTTTCTGTCTCGTAGACGGTCACGCTGAGTGTGATGGGACCGAACAGGTGCAGCGCCACGTCGAATAGATGGGCGGCGATGTTTTCCGCGGAGGGCGAGACGTCAGGGCCGAAGATGTCGTTGAGGTGGCGGTGATCGAGCGTGTCGTCGATGTAGTCCTTAAAGGGCTTGAGGTCCCCGAAGTCGATAACGAACCCGGCTGCGTTGAGGCGCTCCGCGCCGAGTTCGAGAATGACGCGGTAGTTATGGCCGTGGAGCCGCGTGCAGGGATGCTCGTCGGGCAGGTTGAGCAGTTGGTGCGACGCACTGAAGTGGAATTCCTTGGCGATCCGGTACATTGCAGTTTTCCTCATCTCCTGCTATCATTATACCATACCCCCCCAAAACCCCACCTTGTGTGGGTCAGAAGCACCCCCGCTCCGGTTTGCCGAAGTTGGGGTGTTTTTGCGTGGGGGCGCAGTGTGGCCCCGATGTATATCGGGGCGGGATTGCTCCGGCTGGGGCTGGAGTTGGGCGGCGGCGAGGATGGTTTGCGCGAGTTGGGTGGCGTTGTCGGCGTGCTGAGCGCGGAAGGCGGCCCAGTCGTCGGGCGTAGCCAGGGTGCGGTCGGCAACGAGTTGGAGGGCGTGGTCGTAGGAGGTGAAAGCGAGGCGTTCGGGGAGATGCAGGGCGGAGTAGGCGAGGTTGTCGGCGCGGTAGAGAGGGGTGAGGCCGTATGCAAACATGCGCACGACGGCGTTGGGGAAGATTTCCTGGCGCGCGTCGCAGATGAAGTAGCCGCCGGCGCGGGCGAGTTGGCGGAGTTGGTCCGGGGTGAGCCACCCCAGCGGTTTGATGTTATGGAGCGGCGTTTCCAGACCGGTGGCGGCGAAGGTGACTTCGGATGGGGCAGTGGTGGCAGCGTACTGGGCGAAGTTGGCAAAGCGGTCGCTGCCCTTATCGGGCCGCCAGCGCGAGACGTGGTAGATTTTGGGCGCGTAGGTGAATTGGGGTTGCTCGTTGAGGAAGTGGTCGATGGGGTAGGGCGCATAGTGGATTTTGCGCTGCGCGTGGTCGGGCATGCTGCGCCGGACGAGATCGGAGGGCGGGAAAGTCACGGCGTCATAGATACGCCAGAGGAAGTCCTCGTAGTCGCGCGCGTGCGGGATGCGAAGGCATAGATCGCCGTCGATGTAGGCCGAGCCGTGGCCGATGCCGAGGAAGGGTGGCGTGGATGTGCGGTCGATACTGCGATAGAGGTACATGGGGACGCCCATATGCCAGTAGTCGAGGAAAAGAAGTGCGTCGTAGATATCGAGGGCGTCGGGGAGGCCAGCGAGCCAGTGACGGGGCTGATCGGCGAAGTTTTCGGGCAGGAAGAAGGCAAAGTCGCCGCCGACACGGTGCAGGGTTGCGCCCAGGCGCTCCAGCGCGTTGAGAATGGGCAATGTGATGGTTTCTTCGTGATATCCAAAGTGGCCAATGGCAAGAAGGTGCATTATGACGCCTCCCGGTATGGGACAGGATCGGGCGTGTGGTTGTGTGCGAAAGCGTGGCGGCGCAGATGGCATGAGCCGCACGTGCCGCAGTGGGTGGGGCCATTTTCGTAACAGGACCAGGTGAGGTGTAAGGGCGCATCGAGTTCGAGGCCCAGGCGGACGATTTCATGCTTTGTGAGGTTACCCACCGGCTGCTCGATGGCGATTTGGGCGTTGAGGTTGACGGCGTTGGGCACGAGATCGGCGAACTTGAGCGTGAAGATCATCTCGTTGTCGGGGTATGCGCCGCTCTCTTCGAGATTGTTGCCCAGGGCAATTGTGGAGAAGCCGTGCGCCTCGGCGTAGGCCAGGGCAACGCTGGAGAAGATGAGGTTGCGCGCGGGCACCCATTCGTAGGCAAGTTCAGCGCTGCGCTCGCCGCCGCGCTCGGTCATGAGATCGGCGGCGGTATCGGTGAGGCGCGAGTGGCCAATGTCGGCGCGGAAAAGGGTGCGCATATCGATGAAGCGGGCGGCGCACTGGAGATGGGCGGCGAGGGCGTTGACGGCCTCGCGCTCGCGCGTCTCGGCGCGGCAGCCGTAAGTGAAGTGCAGAAGGGTGGTGTCATAACCCAGGCGGACGTAGTGTGTGGCGACGACGGCGCTGTCCAGGCCGCCGGAGCAGATGACGAGGGCGCGGCGGGCTGGGATGGGTGGGCGCAGGGTTTGTGTGCTGAGGGTGAGGTCGGGCGCGATGGTGGTGAGGGAGTAAGGTGGGAGTTGGACAATGTTGTCCAGCCAATCTTCGCGCAGGTGGGCTTCGAGGGAGCCAAAGATGTAGGCGTTGGGCAGGCGCTTGATAAAGATGGGCTTGTAGTTGCAGGCGAGGTAGAGAGTGCCGTCGGGCGCGTGGACAGCGAGGGCGTAGGAGCCGACCAGTTGGGCAAGGGCGTTGTGGATGCCGTAACGGTCGATGAGGGGACCGATGACCATGCTGTCGATGGGGAGCGGGGGCAGGTTGAGCGCGGCGGCGAGTTCTTTGTCGTTGGCGATGGTGCCGTTGTGCGTGACGGCGGTGCCGGCGGGCGTGACGAAAGGCGGAATGAGGTCGTCGGTTTTGGCGGCGACGTATTCGGTGGTGGGTTCGGCGCGGCAGTTGGCAATAACCCAGGTGGGCGCGGGGCCGAGGCTGTAGGTTTCGTCGATGCCGGTGCTGGGGCCAGGCCGGCGTAGGGCGAAGGGGTGGCCCCAACTTGCGTCGGGGTGGGGGCCGCCCACCATGCCGTGGCTGTCGCGCCCGCGCTCGGCAGAACGGGCAAAAGTGCGCAGGAAGGCGTCGTGGAGTTCAGGCGTGGGCTGGGTGGTGATAAAGCCGCAGATGCTACACATGGATGGTGCCTTCCTCGCAGAGGCGCTCGACGGCGCGCATATGCTCGGAGAAATAGGTGGTGGCCGAGTGGACCATGTAGACCTTGGGGCCGGCGTGTCCGGTGTAAGGGGCGGGCACGGGCATGGTGGGGCGCTTGGCGCGCACCCAGGCCTCCGCTTCAAGATAGGCGAGCGCGCCCATGTAGCAGAGGTCGTAGGAGCTTTGCTTGCTGCGGTCCACGGTAGAGGCGAGGTCGATATTGTGCCGTGCCATCCACCTGAGAAAGATGTTGACCTTCTTCTTGCCGGCGCGCATGATATTGCGCGACTTGCCAGCCATCATAATGCCCGTGACGGGATCGAAGACTTTTATGTCGCCGAAGCGGACCGGCGCGATCCACGACGTGCTGTCCGTGGAGAACCAGGGATAGAGATGGGCGATGCGCCAGTCAGTGAGGCCGAACATATGGAAACAGGTGTTGGGGGAGTGGTTTTGGGCATATTTAAAGGCGTTGACGAAGAAGCGCAACATGCCGCGGTTGCGTGGCTTTGCGCCCACCAGGCCACCCAGGGCAATATAGGGATAGGTTTCGATGTATTCGTAGAGGCGGTCCTGTGGCTCACCAGCGTGGAAGACGGGGATGGGATGCAGGCCCTGGTCCTGAAGCCATTGGAAGTTGCGATGCCCTTCGAGGAAGCCGGCGGTGGGCAAGGTGGAGATGACGTCTAAGTTGGCGGCGGCAGCGAACCAGTGCGACCAGCGCTTAAGCCAGGCGGCGTATTCTTCGACCTGGATGGGCGCGCCGATAGTCCAGGCCGAAAATGCGCCGCTATCGGCAAAGACATCGAGATCGAACCTCTGGGTGATGGGTCCGAAGAGCGCGTCAAGATCGCGGTTGCGCCAGGTATGGAAGGAGATCAGGATGCGAAAGGGCGGCCTGGTTGTTTCAGGCGTCTGGGATTTCTTCGTCATCGATTGCTTCCATCTCGGATAGGATATGTGGATCGACGGCCTGCATAATCTGGACGAACTTGTGGATTGGGTTATGGGCGGGCGCGGTGCGCATATGGGATTCGTACAGGGCGACGCCCTCTTCGGTGGTCTGGATGCGCAGGAAGGGCAGCATGTCTTCAGCGTCGAGTGCGCCAAGTTTTTGTTCCATGGCATCGAGATCGATGAGGTCGGCAGCGTCGAGGATGGTGCGGACGAATTGTTCGTCGAAGCCCACATCGGCGTATGCGGCAGCGTTGGCATCGCTGAGGTCGAGGGACTTGAGCAGGTCGGCTAAGATTTCCGTGTCCCAGTAGGAGAGGTCGGTGGTGCGGTTGTCCGCGAGCGCGTAGCCGGTGGCGGCGTGCGGGTCGTCATCGACAAAGACGACGGCGATGTGTGTCCAGCGGATGAGCTTGGCCGCGTCCCAGGTGCCATTGCCGGCCTCGATGGTGTTGTCGCGGCGGTTGACGACGATAGGTTTGCGTTGGCCGTAGCGATTGAGCGAGCCAGCGATGGCCGAGATGTTGCCCGGCGGGTGCGCGCGGGCGTTGGTGGGATCGACCGCGATGGCGTCGATGGGCACCAGAAGCGGTTCGAGATCGGAGACGATCTTGTAGCGCTTGTCGTCAGCGTCGGGGGCAATAATGGTTGTGGGGCGCGGCTCGGCCATGTGATGTTTTGCTCCTGAGGTGCGGATTTGCGCACAGTATATCAGGTTTACGTGAAATAAGCAATGGGCGCAATGGCGCTTTGATATATGCCCAAAGCGGGTTATGGTGTACAATGTAGTGCATATATATGGAGGAAGGTGCAGAAAAGATGGCGCGAGATGATGCGATTGGTCGGCAGCGCAGGTTGGCCGGGGAGAGCGCGCTTCGGCTCTCGTTGAAGTTTGCGGCGGATTATTTGCGGTGGTTGATGTGGCCGGAAGCGGAGCAGTTGCGGCTCCGGGCGCGGTACGCGCATGACGCGCCGCTGCGCGCTTATGCGATATCCCAGGCGGTGAAAGTGGTAAGTAGTGCGGCGCGGCGCTGGGGCCAGGCCATACCTGATAGTGTGGCGGCAGCCAGCGCGGGGGATATTGGTTTGTTGGCAGAGCACGGGATAGAGGTGAGCAAGTTTTTCCAGGAGGGAGAGACGGATGATTAGGGCGCTTTTGGCGACGTGGCTTTCGGAGTTTGTGACGGTGGAGCAGGCAGCGCTGCTGACGGGCCGGCACTATCGGACCATTCTGCGCAATGTGCAGAGCGGCGGGCTGGATGCGTATGTGACGCCCGGCGGGGAGTACTTCATATATATGGAGGACCTGCGCGCATGGCATGGGGCGAGGCTGGGCGACAGTAGCGAAGTTGTTAATAAGTTGTAAGGGAAAGAAGCAGTCGGTTGACAGGTAGTCGTT containing:
- a CDS encoding LAGLIDADG family homing endonuclease encodes the protein MDQPIKYPINHLYRTIQGEGKLTGTPMALLRFQGCAVGCPFCVDGDTPVLMADWTSKPIREIQIGDEVMSYGGKRAYVVSRVIDTSQRVNEPTVEVCTDMGSVICTPDHVFHVNKHKSMVRKMPAGDLTGVWIKRSRLGNYSPWPSTEDYLRGYLMGAYAGDGSSSKWGGYTKIYWQVTDLDFAECLRDLVNRFGRNTNVTKSKRKTSAGKTVYRVSCAITDLEFIMDYPQTLEERRGYVAGFFDAEGSASKYQITIYQQDDKLLHRVNAMLRDFGFDPHWSASQIDPRNGKKMYGLRVTGVDECERFFAVFTPVIRRKQNKGRGKPGQLQAMLVDEVRPVASRTVYNLMTTKGNFFANGFLVDQCDTRETWPLAMANEVASLDALYEHKAAAGAPTPTDVGATPHYVYLTPNQLLTEITSRFRDLPYIMVTGGEPANYDLGPLVRIFHENTDRLLTIETSGTALGHIDADFDWVVVSPKFDMPGGLPVLRSALLAAARPHGELKLPIGKRAHYDIFIERMHQLGLDPADFDIALQPLSQSAKATQTCLELCYAHGHRLSIQIHKYIGVA
- a CDS encoding 7-cyano-7-deazaguanine synthase, translated to MCSICGFITTQPTPELHDAFLRTFARSAERGRDSHGMVGGPHPDASWGHPFALRRPGPSTGIDETYSLGPAPTWVIANCRAEPTTEYVAAKTDDLIPPFVTPAGTAVTHNGTIANDKELAAALNLPPLPIDSMVIGPLIDRYGIHNALAQLVGSYALAVHAPDGTLYLACNYKPIFIKRLPNAYIFGSLEAHLREDWLDNIVQLPPYSLTTIAPDLTLSTQTLRPPIPARRALVICSGGLDSAVVATHYVRLGYDTTLLHFTYGCRAETREREAVNALAAHLQCAARFIDMRTLFRADIGHSRLTDTAADLMTERGGERSAELAYEWVPARNLIFSSVALAYAEAHGFSTIALGNNLEESGAYPDNEMIFTLKFADLVPNAVNLNAQIAIEQPVGNLTKHEIVRLGLELDAPLHLTWSCYENGPTHCGTCGSCHLRRHAFAHNHTPDPVPYREAS
- a CDS encoding ParB N-terminal domain-containing protein; translation: MAEPRPTTIIAPDADDKRYKIVSDLEPLLVPIDAIAVDPTNARAHPPGNISAIAGSLNRYGQRKPIVVNRRDNTIEAGNGTWDAAKLIRWTHIAVVFVDDDPHAATGYALADNRTTDLSYWDTEILADLLKSLDLSDANAAAYADVGFDEQFVRTILDAADLIDLDAMEQKLGALDAEDMLPFLRIQTTEEGVALYESHMRTAPAHNPIHKFVQIMQAVDPHILSEMEAIDDEEIPDA
- a CDS encoding 6-carboxytetrahydropterin synthase, translating into MYRIAKEFHFSASHQLLNLPDEHPCTRLHGHNYRVILELGAERLNAAGFVIDFGDLKPFKDYIDDTLDHRHLNDIFGPDVSPSAENIAAHLFDVALHLFGPITLSVTVYETEKAYARYGPAD
- a CDS encoding excisionase family DNA-binding protein gives rise to the protein MIRALLATWLSEFVTVEQAALLTGRHYRTILRNVQSGGLDAYVTPGGEYFIYMEDLRAWHGARLGDSSEVVNKL